The window ATGAATTGTCAAAAAATCTCAAGACGGAATGGGGAGCTGGCGTTTTTGATGCAGTAGTTGCTGCTTTTATGGAGATATTTACTAAGATGATGCACTTCCTGTCCATTTATATGCACGTATCTTTTGGCCTCATTTCGCTTCCATTTGGCAAGAAAAGAAAATATTCATAGGAGATCAGGTTGTACttgaattaaatttttttttttttttttttttttttttttttttttttttttttttttttttttttttttcagatttgACTTCATCATGTCATCCTTTTATTTTTAAATACCTAACCATTGGATGTTTTCAAAAACTACGATTTGTTTTTTCAGATCAGAACTTTGCGCAAAAATCCGAATGTGAAATCAATGAACCCGGGTATGAAAATCTTCATATGATTACAGGTTATACTTTAATTGTTTTTTTTCGAGATTTTCTTGATCAAGTCATCGTCATATGTATAAACCGTACAAAACCGTACAATTGATGTTCTCAAGAACAAGTATTTTATTAATCGGAGTTAACTCATATTACAGAATCTGATAACGGTTATGTTTGATCAAATCATTCCTACAATTAACCCCGAGGATGATTTTTTACAGTATATTTAATGCAACTTTCAGTTGGTTTCCTGCAAAGATTGAGAGGCAAAAACATTTTGAATATGGTTCAAAACACCATCTCTATCTAATACCCTGCTTGGTTGAACGTCAAATAGAGGTATGCATAACTTACTCTTgaaaagtttttattttattttattttattttttcggcGAAAAAACAGAAAACTTCATAAAAACATGGAAACTTCAACAAAAATTGAAGCCCAATTAACGTACAACCAAAGTCAACCGAGCTTAAAACAAAACTACAAACCTACCAAGCTCGAACTTAAACAAAAGATCTAATcaacgaaaaagaaaaaatgacCACGATACAAAAGACAAGGAAGATCGAGATATAGAGGGTGACCAATCAAACGTAGGACGGACGATTAGCAACCATCTAAACGCCGACAACATTAAGCGTCTTTTATATACATCGTAAATTTGTTACATTAAATACGCTTATATTTACTGTTACTTTGGAATATGTACGGATGCTCGTGAATAAGGGGTGCCTTGTGGGTGGACCATGCTGCCAAATTGTATGAATTCGTTTTGAACCAGAGGAGCACTACTGATTACGTTTTGGGTCTCATTCATAATTGCAAACTTAAGGATCGAGAATGTAAACACCATTTGTAATATATGTTATTACTCAAATTAATTTCAAAATGTTAATTTATCCATTACGAATATATTACATATCAACGTAAATATAATGACAACAGTAATAGTAGTATTGACCGTCTTCATGTAGGTGAGCCACAAGTCAACAACCAAATATGAAATTGCAGGGTATACTTGAACGAGGATGTGACTCCCATCAATCTCTTAGGACAACGTAAGTAATATATAATCACTATCATAGACTTTATTACTTTtgctgatcatatacatagcattgtatatgtatattttagtgGCTAAAGGTCAAAAGCAGAAGTTACGCGAACTATAATGAAAAGGTGTGGAATATCTGCTGAAAATAAGTATAGCGGTTATGTTTCCGCcttaataaaagactgcggtttaatccgccaaGTTTTCGCGGACAGTTAAGCaatccgcagaccgcggatatttcgaatactataaatagagagcatggcctctcatttataggttgttgattctctgccatttgctctagcctttgtgattttcacttgtgatttTGCCCAAGGGATTTCTACATTGcgctaaggtgaattatgctaattgacaatcaagaccgggtcggggtagttgatcacttgattgttaaagtgaaagacgatcatcggggcccaaaataatcatcaaacatcccatcctccatcttattattgcactcaatccttaattaagtgatAACTTGATTTAGGATTGATCAATCACTTgattgttaaagtgaaagacgatcatcggggcccaaaataatcatcaaacatcccatcctccatcttgTTATTGCACTCATTCCTTAATTAAGTGATAACTTGATTTAGGATTGATCGATTGGCGCCATCCGTGAAACACGTTTTAAGAATTAAACTGgaaattttttgttttgtgctatcAAATGATGAATTGACTTGTTTAATTCTAATCGTGTGTTATTTTGATGATACACAGGCGAATGCGTTTGTAATTGGCGGTAAAttgtttgattaattgaaataatgaGCAATATCGGAATGGATAGCGGTACTGCTGTCGCTGTGCAAGCGAATGTTCAAAAAAGAGGAAGAAAGCGAAAGTCGGTAAAAATGTATCAAAATTGGCAGTTCGCGCTAATTAGTTTTCCAAAAATGCAGAGTGATGATTTCTCTGAACTGCCGATAGTAGTATCGTGCAAAATTGCGGAAGCTGGAATCACGatcatgaaagttcatgttgataatggcaGTAGCGTTGATATTGTTTATGAACAATGTTTTGTTCAACTGCCGGAGGGTCTCAGAGCAACTTTACAACCAACCGCTGCTTCGCTAACCGGTTTTGCTGGAGAATCCTCATCGCCTATGGGAATTTTGCCCTTAGATGTTGAACTCGTTGATGAAAATAATGATGGTTTAGCGCGTCGAACACggctagatttctatgttatgcgCACCTCATCTCGCTATAACATGTTGTTAGGCAGAATTGCCTTAGGTAAATTCGGAATTGTTCcatccacaattcatggcatgattaaattcGCAACACATAAAGGTATCGCGACAATAACTGCAACGAGCATTATGCCCATTTGTGCGGCTGTTAATGTAAAAAGTGCAGAGCAAGGAACCGATGACGCTTCGGATAGCATGGTAGTGATTAATCCTGCATATCCCGAGCAAAAAATTAAAGTGGGATGCAATGTTAGTGCGGACACAAGGAAACAAATTGTGCAGCTACTTGTGCAGTACATGGATGTCTTTGCTTGGTGTGAAAATGATATAactggtgttccgcgtcatattgcgAAGCATAGACTCAATGTAAATCCAGCTTTAAAACCTGTAGTGCAGAAGCGTAGAGGTATGGCCCCAGACAGCGTAAAATGGCTATGCgaagaagtaacaaaattggtgCGAGCTGGAATTTTACGTGAAGttcaataccaatcatggattgcgaaTCCAGTTTTGGTGAAAAAGCCTGATGGTTcatggagaatgtgtattgattttaAGGATTTAAATAAGGCATGCCCTAAGGATAATTATCCACTCCCAGAAATGATTTGAAAGTGGAATCATtgcatgcttttccatataaatgttttttggaCGCGGCAAAGGGATATCATCAGATTCCAATGGCTCAAgaggacgcagataaaaccgcatttcatactGGCAAAGGCATATTCtcttatataatgatgccttttggtttaattaATGCGGATGCGACATATCAGCGTTTGATTGATACCGCGTTTGAAAAGCAAATTGGGCGTAATCTTGATGCTTATGTTGATGATTTGGTAATCAAAAGCACAACGCAAGAGCGAATTGTTGAAGATATACGCGAAACATTTGACACGTTGCGCAGAATTAATATGAAACTCAATCCGCTAAAGTGTAGTtttggcgaaactgaaggaaagtttttgggatatcttgttacggaacaaggtattcaagctaatccaaagaaAATTGCGGCTATTGAAAATATGACTGCACCAAGAACGGTTAAAtaagtgcaaagtttgacgggaaagTTAGCCGCATTAACGCGCTTCTTGTCTAAAGCTGCAGAAAGGCAATTACcgtttttcaaaactttaaaaggttgTTTGAAACAAAAAAGCTCTGTTTGGACAAGCGAAGTAGAAACCGAGGTTTCAAGAAATGAAGAAgttgaaaactttgcctacgtTAACAGCGCCAGTTGATGGCGAAATTCTTTACCTATATGTATCAGTGGAAAATGAAGCTTTTGGCTCAGTATTGGTTGCGGAAAGGGATAAAATACAAAAACCTGTGTATTTTGTCAGTAAAGCACTTAcaggaagtgaaataaactatgcgccgattgagAAGTTTGTGTATGCGCTAATATTAACATCGCGAAGGTTAAGAAGATACTTTCAAGGGCAT of the Rutidosis leptorrhynchoides isolate AG116_Rl617_1_P2 chromosome 5, CSIRO_AGI_Rlap_v1, whole genome shotgun sequence genome contains:
- the LOC139849038 gene encoding uncharacterized protein; translated protein: MSNIGMDSGTAVAVQANVQKRGRKRKSVKMYQNWQFALISFPKMQSDDFSELPIVVSCKIAEAGITIMKVHVDNGSSVDIVYEQCFVQLPEGLRATLQPTAASLTGFAGESSSPMGILPLDVELVDENNDGLARRTRLDFYVMRTSSRYNMLLGRIALGKFGIVPSTIHGMIKFATHKGIATITATSIMPICAAVNVKSAEQGTDDASDSMVVINPAYPEQKIKVGCNVSADTRKQIVQLLVQYMDVFAWCENDITGVPRHIAKHRLNVNPALKPVVQKRRGMAPDSVKWLCEEVTKLVRAGILREVQYQSWIANPVLVKKPDGSWRMCIDFKDLNKACPKDNYPLPEMI